A section of the Venturia canescens isolate UGA chromosome 11, ASM1945775v1, whole genome shotgun sequence genome encodes:
- the LOC122418012 gene encoding dynein assembly factor with WDR repeat domains 1, which translates to MRLLKFLLRYFPPGIALEYTQGGDVKTKMIDLLDLSAKTDIKELAQSIKASEPVITDSVMDQLIETLEKLQSKVCDNSVKRYYKYKTLQTHLLPLTNIAFDKLGKRCLTGSYDRTCKVWDIDSGTELLTLQGHKNVVYAVSFNNPASDKIVTGSFDKTASVWCSRTGHCLVQMWGHKAEVVVARFSPTQARIATGSLDTTAKIFGISGGQELATLRGHTGEIVAMHYNDNGNELITGSFDSTISIWDTRTFKRSSVLIGHRAEVSNCLYSFDCSLIASSSLDKTSKLWDARMNSCIATLLGHEDEVLDLTFDNKGKRLATASSDTTARVWDITGDFRETALMEGHREEVSKVCFSPNGHQLLTSSLDRTARLWSSETGCCAQTLSGHGDDVFACAFSYAGDTVVTASKDNSCMIWR; encoded by the exons ATGAGACTTCTCAAGTTTTTACTACGTTATTTTCCGCCAG GGATCGCCTTGGAGTACACCCAGGGAGGAGACGTCAAAACCAAAATGATAGACCTCCTCGATCTCTCAGCCAA aaccGACATAAAAGAGCTTGCTCAGAGTATCAAAGCATCGGAGCCGGTGATAACTGACAGCGTGATGGATCAATTGATCGAGACTCTGGAGAAATTGCAGTCGAAGGTCTGTGACAACAGTGTCAAGCGTTACTACAAATATAAAACATTGCAAACGCATTTGTTGCCCCTGACGAACATCGCGTTTGATAAATTAGGTAAAAG ATGCCTGACGGGCAGCTATGACCGAACTTGTAAAGTTTGGGACATTGACAGTGGAACGGAGCTTCTTACTCTCCAAGGCCACAAAAACGTAGTTTATGCAGTGTCCTTCAACAATCCAGCCTC TGACAAAATCGTGACGGGCTCGTTTGACAAAACGGCGAGTGTATGGTGCTCGCGAACCGGCCACTGTCTCGTTCAAATGTGGGGTCACAAGGCAGAGGTCGTAGTTGCACGCTTTTCGCCCACTCAGGCAAGAATCGCTACTGGCTCGTTGGACACGACTGCCAAAATATTTGGCATTTCCGGCGGCCAAGAGCTGGCTACGTTGAGAGGACACACTGGCGAAATCGTAGCGATGCATTACAATGACAATGGAAATGAGCTTATTACTGGATCTTTTGACAGCACCATCAGCATATGGGACACAAGAACTTTCAA AAGGAGCAGCGTTCTCATTGGCCACCGAGCAGAAGTATCCAACTGTTTGTACAGTTTCGATTGTTCCCTCATCGCCTCCTCCTCGCTCGACAAAACCTCCAAACTCTGGGACGCCAGAATGAATTCCTGCATCGCGACCCTCCTCGGCCACGAGGACGAAGTCCTTGATCTAACCTTCGATAACAAGGGCAAACGATTGGCAACTGCCAGCAGCGATACGACTGCACGAGTCTGGGATATTACCGGGGACTTTCGTGAAACTGCTCTCATGGAAGGTCATCGGGAAGAAGTTTCCAAAG TTTGCTTCAGCCCAAATGGTCACCAATTGTTGACATCCTCGCTGGACAGGACCGCGAGACTTTGGTCCAGTGAGACCGGATGTTGTGCCCAGACTCTGAGCGGTCACGGGGACGACGTTTTCGCTTGTGCTTTTTCGTACGCCGGTGACACCGTCGTCACCGCGAGCAAAGACAATTCTTGTATGATTTGGAGGTGA
- the Cdc6 gene encoding cell division control protein 6 homolog produces MMHVQPKLDFPIRKKSTFYGAKENSPTQDFTNATLRLTPSTRYTPKVKKIVAISSSSESDSDFDVENTDSKNIKNTPRKRVNATRTPRRTRKISDSSEDEHGSTPPKQKKGGKQPMTPSGLLDRLNLEDLSGTAEKLTPKRLFPSAKYQNARRALHSSAPENLPGRESELSQLRTFLSEHLASESSGSLYVSGPPGTGKTACLSCIMREKEFSKHFQTIYVNCTSMKSASTIYSKIIQELGLPCTKSGRNSKSTIEKYLVKSHKMILLILDEIDQLESSRQSVLYSIFEWPSLANSKLILVGIANALDLTDRILPRLQARCELKPKLMHFAPYNKRQIADIITQRLSEANVSDVFTNTAVQLLAGKVAAISGDVRRALDISRRVIELSETEKMTQVLKPNVDNEMNSGSPKKQQPAVDRPVDLKEVVKVLNGVYGGSQNIDEDESTFPLQQKVLLCSLMLILNKGRNKDVTISKLHEVYTKVCRKRNIYAVDMSEFVSLCSLIETRGVVRLTTKKEPRLSKVNLQWDQEELAAALQDKQMMYGIMNDETCL; encoded by the exons ATGATGCACGTTCAGCCCAAGCTGGATTTTCCAATTCGCAAAAAATCGACGTTTTATGGAGCCAAAGAAAATTCTCCGACACAAGATTTTACTAATGCTACTTTGAGATTAACTCCAAGTACAAGATACACcccgaaagtaaaaaaaattgttgcaaTCAGCAGCAGTAGTGAGTCTGACTCTGATTTCGATGTCGAAAATACCGATtcgaaaaacattaaaaatacgCCACGCAAGCGTGTCAATGCTACAAGAACCCCAAGAAGAACGAGGAAAATCTCGGACAGTAGCGAAG ATGAGCATGGATCGACTCCGCCGAAACAGAAGAAAGGTGGCAAGCAGCCTATGACTCCATCAGGACTCTTGGACCGTTTGAATCTGGAAGATTTGTCAGGAACAGCAGAAAAATTGACACCTAAAAGGTTATTTCCTTCGGCAAAGTATCAGAACGCAAGGCGAGCGCTGCACAGTTCGGCGCCAGAGAATCTGCCAGGCAGAGAGTCAGAGCTTTCACAATTGCGTACTTTTCTCTCAGAACACTTGGCCAGTGAAAGTTCAGGTTCACTGTACGTCTCAGGTCCACCAGGAACAGGAAAAACTGCATGCTTATCATGTAtcatgagagaaaaagagttcAGCAAGCATTTTCAGACGATTTATGTAAATTGCACATCAATGAAGTCCGCAAgtacaatttattcgaaaataataCAAGAGCTTGGACTGCCCTGCACGAAATCTGGAAGAAACAGTAAATCAACTATCGAAAAGTATCTTGTCAAATCGcacaaaatgattttgttgataTTGGATGAAATTGATCAACTGGAGAGCTCAAGACAGTCTGTTCTTTACTCCATTTTCGAGTGGCCTTCTCTTGCAAATTCCAAATTAATTCTCGTCGGTATTGCCAATGCGCTTGATCTCACCGATCGAATTTTACCAAGACTCCAAGCAAGGTGCGAACTCAAACCAAAATTAATGCACTTTGCGCCTTACAACAAACGACAAATCGCTGATATCATCACTCAACGTTTGAGCGAAGCCAATGTTAGCGATGTTTTCACAAACACTGCTGTGCAATTACTCGCTGGTAAAGTTGCGGCCATATCAGGTGATGTCAGACGTGCTCTTGACATCAGCAGACGAGTCATTGAACTCTCAGAGACTGAAAAAATGACACAGGTTTTGAAACCAAACGTTGACAATG AAATGAACAGTGGAAGtccaaaaaaacaacaaccaGCGGTGGATCGACCTGTCGATCTCAAAGAAGTTGTTAAAGTATTGAACGGCGTTTATGGCGGTTCGCAGAATATTGATGAGGACGAAAGCACGTTTCCACTTCAGCAAAAAGTTTTATTATGCTCGTTAATGCTAATCCTCAACAAGGGCAGAAACAAGGACGTAACTATTTCCAAA TTGCACGAAGTCTACACAAAAGTTTGTCGCAAGCGCAACATTTACGCAGTTGACATGTCCGAATTTGTGAGTCTTTGCTCGCTAATTGAGACTCGAGGAGTTGTGCGACTCACGACGAAGAAGGAGCCGAGATTATCAAAAGTTAATTTACAATGGGACCAGGAAGAATTGGCAGCAGCATTGCAAGACAAACAGATGATGTACGGTATAATGAACGACGAGACGTGTCTCTAG